Below is a window of Desmonostoc muscorum LEGE 12446 DNA.
CCTGGTGGTATGGCTCCCGACAAAATGCGGCGGAACCCAAACACAGTAAGGTTTGTACAACAAGCCATACAACAAGGAAAATTAGTAGCTGCCGTTTGTCACGGCCCACAAGTTTTGATTGAAGCCGATTTGCTTGAAGGTAAACAAGTTACTGGCTTTAGTGCTATTAGCAAAGACATCACTAATGCCGGTGCAAATTATTCAGATGAACCTTTAATAGTAGATGGAAATTTGATTACATCTCGTGAACCTGGAGACTTGGCAATTTTCACCACAGCTATTTTAAGTCGCTTGGGTTATGGTGGTAAAGACGTTGCATTGCCACATGAAAAAGATACAACTGCTCAATGGTGGAAACTAGCTGATGCTTGGGGTGGCTCAACAAAAAGTGAAGTTGGCAGAGGTTTAAATACTGCCCTTGCTGGTGAACGTTATTCACTGGAAGCTTTAGAAAAGTATGCCGAAAAAGAATCTGTTCCCGAAATAAAATCAGTTTTTCAAGATATGATTGTCAACAAACAACGCCATATTGAAAAGCTGGAAACATATCTTCATGGATTAGGTGAAAAACCATCTTTAGGGGCAAATATCGCTAATCAGTATGCTAAGGTAAAAAGTGCCTTAACCGGAAGTGATGACATATTTCAATTACGTTCCGCTTTGGGAGATGTGCAAACAGGTATTGGTGATATTGGCAATTTGTGTGCAATGTACACTGACCCAGTAGCAACTGCTATTTTCAAAGAAATTTACCACGATTTATTGAAATACGAACAGCGATTGGTAGAGTTGTATCGCACACGCATAGCAGCTCAGATTCAACCTCCTAAACCCACCACTGAAGCCGCCGTATCGATGTAACAAATTGGTAGTAGAGAAGCGCAACTGTGCTTCCCCATGAAAAATAGACTTTCTTAAAATATCGTTTCCAGGAATAACTTGGAAATGCATAGATAGCGCTTGCGGTGCTTGAATACAAGAAAGAAATCAAGACAACTTGATTAAAGTTACTCTCAAACCATGAATGGTAAATAGTCATTCAACCTAGTGAATTGTACACCCAACATAATGCAATTGAGGATTTTTATGAATCGACTAATTTCTTCGCTACGAAATATCCGTGTACACAAGATTGTCGTAGTTTTTCTAGTAGGATTTATGTTTTTACTGGGTCAAGCTTTTAGCTACGGTAACATAGCACAAGCTGATGTTATAACTCCAGAGGGTACTTATTATAAAGGTACACCAGACTACCAAGGTGAAATTAGAAACGATACCCAAATAAGAAATGCCCAGAACAAATTAAAAGACACTGTTGATAATGTCCGTGAAAAGCTTAACTTGGATGAAAAAAATCCTCAATCTACAAAAGAGTTGATTGATTCTACAAAAAACAAAGCCGCAGATAAAACTAGCCGATTACAGAGAGATAGAGAGGGTTATTACCAATATCCCCCTAACACACCAGCCAGAGACAGAGACTAGAATTTTAGCAAGTCTTGAGTCTAATGATTTGACTCATATAGCAATCTGATTTGATTGTGTAAAAAAATGAACTACACCTAAGTAATAAGCAATAGGCAATTTTATATTGCCTATTGCCTACTTAATAAATTTACAAATCAAATAGAAACGCCATACATTATCGAGGGAGAAAATATGCCTGATAAAACCGTTACAAAAATAGACTCTGCTTATTCTCCTAAAGGTCAACTTGGTCAAAAATATCTGGCATCTGGTAAAAGTATTTCCATGCGTCTGTGGGAGAATGAGGAACCAAATGAACCTAAAGAATCAACTGCGCGGGAATATGAGACTGTTGGTTATGTAATCAATGGTCGTGCAGAATTAGACATTGAAGGCCAAAAGATTTTACTAGAGCCGGGGAGTTCTTGGATAGTACCAAAAGGAGCCAGGCACACATACAAAATCCTAGAATCATTTACTGCTGTTGAAGCAACAAGTCCCCCTGCTCAAGTTCACGGACGGGATGAAAATTAGAAACTAAAAATTAAACTTTAGATAAACACAGATGGTTACTCATCTGTGTTTATTTATATGGATCTATAGTTCTAAATTTGCTGAAATTATGTCCCCTTTTTATCAGATTAGAAGCTGATGAACATCAAACATTTACTTAGTTTCCTAAATATGGATGCTAAAGGAGGGTTGGGGGATTTTCATAAAACGAATAAATATGAATCTATCCCACTAATAATATTTTCTTAATCCAAATGTGACCTGAACGATCGCCTAAAACAGTAACCAGGAACTTGGGTCAATCACTGTTGATGTCGCTCCTTTGGCCGTTACTAACCATACCTAAGGCATTCATCCGGTAAATTTTGAGATGCTCTAAAGTTCGGCTTATCATTGAGGAGTCTGTTTTGTCAATTCTTACCACTAGCAATATGCCATCAGTATAAGGTGCCAGCAGGCTAGCATCAGCTAACCCCAACAAAGGAGGAGCGTCATAAATCACCAAGTCAAAGTTATTATTAAAATCTGCCATTAGTTGCTTCATCTTTTCAGAGGAGAGCAGCTTTGTGGGATCGGGTGGTATAGGTCCAGCAGTGATTATAGATAGTTCATTCATTGAGGGTAGCTGTCGGATAGCCTCACTCGTTGGTAGGTTTGTGGAGATTAAATTACTTAATCCCCGTAAGTTATTTAAATTTGATAAGGTGTGAATGTTAGGTTGGCGTAAATCAGCATCTACAAGTAGTACTCGTTGCCCCATATCTGTAGCTACTTGAGCTAGATGGAAGGCAATAGTAGACTTACCATCACCATGCATAGCTGAGCTAATAACTATAGAAGTAATACGGCGATCCCAACTGAGCAATTGTACGTTTGTATAAAGTACCCGCAAAGCTTCTAAAAATTCTGCTGAATAGTTGCTATAATTTTTTTTCTCTAAGATACCTAAACTAGGAATGCCTTTAAAAATGGGACTTAGTATTTTTACTGTGGGAAATTTTCGCTCTTGTGTGTGGCTTTGAGTGCTTTCAACTTGCTTTTCAAATGGAATATTTCCTAACAACGGTAGTTTAATCTTCTCTTTGAGAGCCTGAGCGCTATGGTAGGTCTTGTCCAGCTTTTCTAGCAGCAGGGCGATGCCAATTCCTAAAGCTATACTCCCAACCAATCCTGGTATTAAATAACGTTTAATGCTCGAATCAGAAATAGGGAATTTCGGTTTACTTGGTGCCTGTAATAACTGCCAACCAAGTTCAGTCTGAGATATCTCGATTTGGAGATTTTCCCGAGTAGATAGAAAACGATTCAAGCTCTCGGTTGCTACCTGTAATTTTCGCTGTAGTTCAGTGTATTCACGTGCCAAGATTGGCCATTGTTTGCGCTGTAGTTCGATTCTTCGTTCTACTTTAGCAAGCTCTCGGCTTTGCACTTCTAGAGTTTGAAGCTTAGTTGTTAGTTCTGCAATTTTTGTACCCACAAAGCGTTGCGCTTCGTTGTTTACCAAAGGTACCAACCTTAGCCGTTTCTCTTTCAATGTTTGAATGGTTGGGTTATCATCTTGCAAACGAGTTGACTCTGTAGCAATTTGAACGTTTAGTTCCTGTACCTGAGCCAACAATTGCTGATACAAAGGAGCATCTTTGAGCGCTGCTAGCCTACCATCTTTTTCCTGTAGCAAAGAGAGATTAGCGCGAGCTTCTGCCAATTGCCCATCAACCTCTTGTCGTTCCTTAGACAAGTTAGTGATTTGACTAACAACTTGTTCGGACTGGACTTCTGGTTCAACAAAGTCATACTTTTGTCGAAACGTTTGCAGTTCTTTCTGAAGCTGATCGACTCGATTTTGGATAGATGGGAGTTGTTTTTCAACGAATTGAATCCCTTGGCGTAACTTGGTTTGCCGCCTTTCTCGACTATAATTTAGATAATCCTCAGCAATTTGGTCGAGTACAATTTTAACTTCATTTGGATCATGACTTCGATAACGAACTTCTATAATCTTGGTTTCAACAAACCGGGAAATTGTCAGATCTTTGATCAGCGAACTATAGCTGATATCTCGATAGGTAGTTTGTAAGCGCTTTACAATCTCTCCCATCAATTCAGGGCTTTTAAGAACCTCAATTTGACTCTCGTAATCTAGACCAGACTTGTTTACATTAGGGTCTTTGACGATATCGACTACTTTAGACTCATCATTCACAGGTTCCACTAACAGGCGAAAATTGCCTTCATATACTGGTAGTTGCCGGTTTAGTATCAAACTGACAAACACAACTGTCCCTAGAGTAATACTTATTCCTGCAATAAGTAGCGCTCTTCGACGTACAACACTCAGAAATTGTGGGAAACTCGAATCATTTCCTTGCTCTTCAGACCAAGGCAAAGGTTGAGGCTGAAGAAATGGTGGTACAGAGTTCCTATTCTGGTCGTAACTTGATGGTTGAGAAGAATGATTCTCCATCTATTTGAAAATATTTATTAATTAAGTTAGAAAAAATGTGTGTAACAACTTTAGTAATCCCAGCTAATGGAGCAATTGCACAAA
It encodes the following:
- a CDS encoding DJ-1/PfpI/YhbO family deglycase/protease; this translates as MAHNNNHSSRKKVAILIEQGVEDVEFTVPYNGLKQAGMEVVVLGSRMNEKYKGKRGKLSVQADGTTTEAIAAEFDAVVIPGGMAPDKMRRNPNTVRFVQQAIQQGKLVAAVCHGPQVLIEADLLEGKQVTGFSAISKDITNAGANYSDEPLIVDGNLITSREPGDLAIFTTAILSRLGYGGKDVALPHEKDTTAQWWKLADAWGGSTKSEVGRGLNTALAGERYSLEALEKYAEKESVPEIKSVFQDMIVNKQRHIEKLETYLHGLGEKPSLGANIANQYAKVKSALTGSDDIFQLRSALGDVQTGIGDIGNLCAMYTDPVATAIFKEIYHDLLKYEQRLVELYRTRIAAQIQPPKPTTEAAVSM
- a CDS encoding cupin domain-containing protein; the protein is MPDKTVTKIDSAYSPKGQLGQKYLASGKSISMRLWENEEPNEPKESTAREYETVGYVINGRAELDIEGQKILLEPGSSWIVPKGARHTYKILESFTAVEATSPPAQVHGRDEN
- a CDS encoding GumC family protein — translated: MENHSSQPSSYDQNRNSVPPFLQPQPLPWSEEQGNDSSFPQFLSVVRRRALLIAGISITLGTVVFVSLILNRQLPVYEGNFRLLVEPVNDESKVVDIVKDPNVNKSGLDYESQIEVLKSPELMGEIVKRLQTTYRDISYSSLIKDLTISRFVETKIIEVRYRSHDPNEVKIVLDQIAEDYLNYSRERRQTKLRQGIQFVEKQLPSIQNRVDQLQKELQTFRQKYDFVEPEVQSEQVVSQITNLSKERQEVDGQLAEARANLSLLQEKDGRLAALKDAPLYQQLLAQVQELNVQIATESTRLQDDNPTIQTLKEKRLRLVPLVNNEAQRFVGTKIAELTTKLQTLEVQSRELAKVERRIELQRKQWPILAREYTELQRKLQVATESLNRFLSTRENLQIEISQTELGWQLLQAPSKPKFPISDSSIKRYLIPGLVGSIALGIGIALLLEKLDKTYHSAQALKEKIKLPLLGNIPFEKQVESTQSHTQERKFPTVKILSPIFKGIPSLGILEKKNYSNYSAEFLEALRVLYTNVQLLSWDRRITSIVISSAMHGDGKSTIAFHLAQVATDMGQRVLLVDADLRQPNIHTLSNLNNLRGLSNLISTNLPTSEAIRQLPSMNELSIITAGPIPPDPTKLLSSEKMKQLMADFNNNFDLVIYDAPPLLGLADASLLAPYTDGILLVVRIDKTDSSMISRTLEHLKIYRMNALGMVSNGQRSDINSD